From a region of the Buchnera aphidicola str. Ak (Acyrthosiphon kondoi) genome:
- the rplT gene encoding 50S ribosomal protein L20, with the protein MARVKRGVIAHARHKKILKQAKGYYGARSRIYRVACQAVIKAGQYAYRDRRQRKRQFRQLWISRINAAVRQSKMSYSNFIFGLKKASINIDRKILSDIAVFDMFSFNVLVKKAKEALL; encoded by the coding sequence ATGGCTCGTGTAAAACGTGGAGTAATTGCTCACGCTCGTCACAAAAAAATCTTAAAACAAGCAAAAGGTTACTATGGAGCTCGTTCACGTATTTATAGAGTAGCGTGTCAAGCAGTAATTAAAGCTGGTCAGTATGCTTATCGTGATAGACGACAACGAAAACGACAATTTCGTCAACTATGGATTTCACGTATTAATGCAGCTGTTCGTCAAAGTAAAATGTCTTATAGTAATTTTATTTTTGGTTTAAAAAAAGCCTCAATTAATATTGATCGAAAAATATTGTCTGACATTGCCGTATTTGATATGTTTTCATTTAACGTATTAGTTAAAAAAGCAAAAGAAGCTTTATTATAA